In the genome of Streptomyces racemochromogenes, one region contains:
- the ahcY gene encoding adenosylhomocysteinase, whose translation MDFKVADLSLAAFGRKEITLAEHEMPGLMSIRKEYAEAQPLAGARITGSLHMTVQTAVLIETLVALGADVRWASCNIFSTQDHAAAAIAVGPNGTPENPQGVPVFAWKGETLEEYWWCTEQALTWPNTPTGGPNMILDDGGDATLLVHKGVEFEKAGAAPDPSTADSEEYAHILTLLNRTLGEAPQKWTQLASEIRGVTEETTTGVHRLYEMMAEGTLLFPAINVNDAVTKSKFDNKYGCRHSLIDGINRATDVLIGGKVAVVCGYGDVGKGCAESLRGQGARVIVTEIDPICALQAAMDGYQVATLEDVVETADIFITTTGNKDIIMASDMAKMKHQAIVGNIGHFDNEIDMAGLAKIEGIVKDEVKPQVHTWKFPDGKVLIVLSEGRLLNLGNATGHPSFVMSNSFADQTLAQIELFTKPSEYPTDVYVLPKHLDEKVARLHLDALGVKLTTLRPEQAAYIGVKVEGPYKPDHYRY comes from the coding sequence ATGGACTTCAAGGTCGCCGACCTTTCCCTTGCCGCCTTCGGCCGCAAGGAGATCACCCTGGCCGAGCACGAGATGCCGGGTCTGATGTCGATCCGCAAGGAGTACGCCGAGGCGCAGCCGCTGGCCGGCGCCCGCATCACCGGCTCCCTGCACATGACCGTGCAGACCGCCGTCCTCATCGAGACCCTCGTCGCGCTGGGCGCCGACGTCCGCTGGGCCTCCTGCAACATCTTCTCCACCCAGGACCACGCCGCCGCCGCCATCGCGGTCGGCCCGAACGGCACCCCGGAGAACCCGCAGGGCGTCCCCGTCTTCGCCTGGAAGGGCGAGACGCTGGAGGAGTACTGGTGGTGCACGGAGCAGGCGCTGACCTGGCCGAACACCCCCACCGGCGGCCCGAACATGATCCTCGACGACGGTGGTGACGCCACCCTCCTCGTCCACAAGGGCGTCGAGTTCGAGAAGGCCGGCGCGGCCCCGGACCCGTCCACCGCGGACTCCGAGGAGTACGCCCACATCCTCACGCTCCTCAACCGCACCCTCGGTGAGGCCCCGCAGAAGTGGACGCAGCTCGCGTCCGAGATCCGCGGCGTGACGGAGGAGACCACGACCGGTGTCCACCGCCTCTACGAGATGATGGCCGAGGGCACCCTGCTCTTCCCGGCGATCAACGTGAACGACGCCGTCACCAAGTCGAAGTTCGACAACAAGTACGGCTGCCGGCACTCGCTGATCGACGGCATCAACCGTGCCACCGACGTCCTGATCGGCGGCAAGGTCGCGGTCGTCTGCGGCTACGGCGACGTGGGCAAGGGCTGTGCGGAGTCGCTGCGCGGCCAGGGCGCGCGCGTCATCGTCACCGAGATCGACCCGATCTGCGCGCTGCAGGCGGCGATGGACGGCTACCAGGTCGCCACCCTCGAGGACGTGGTGGAGACCGCGGACATCTTCATCACCACGACCGGCAACAAGGACATCATCATGGCCTCGGACATGGCCAAGATGAAGCACCAGGCCATCGTGGGCAACATCGGCCACTTCGACAACGAGATCGACATGGCCGGCCTCGCGAAGATCGAGGGCATCGTCAAGGACGAGGTCAAGCCGCAGGTCCACACCTGGAAGTTCCCCGACGGCAAGGTCCTGATCGTGCTGTCCGAGGGCCGCCTGCTGAACCTGGGCAACGCCACCGGCCACCCCTCGTTCGTGATGTCGAACTCCTTCGCGGACCAGACCCTGGCCCAGATCGAGCTCTTCACCAAGCCGTCCGAGTACCCGACCGACGTCTACGTGCTCCCCAAGCACCTCGACGAGAAGGTCGCCCGCCTCCACCTCGACGCCCTCGGCGTCAAGCTCACCACCCTGCGCCCCGAGCAGGCCGCGTACATCGGCGTCAAGGTCGAGGGCCCGTACAAGCCCGACCACTACCGCTACTGA
- a CDS encoding RDD family protein — translation MSDLVTGDAVVLGLRPARLPSRALAVLLDLVVYGVGFVVVIVGLVAATASLDEAAQAAVAVASLLLVVVGVPIAVETLSHGRSLGKLACGLRVVREDGGPIRFRHALVRGAMGVVELLLTFGAVACIASLMSERGRRLGDVFAGTLVVRERVPGTRVMPVPPPPPWLAGQFAALDLSAVPDGLWLAIRQYLTRMNQLDPHTGAAMAGRLADDVVARTGTPPPPGVPAAAFLMAVVHERQSRDAARAFAPAPMPEQMSAPMPAPVPVAGPVVAPAPVVAPVSPTPPRGTGFAPPA, via the coding sequence TTGAGCGATCTGGTGACGGGAGACGCGGTCGTCCTGGGTCTGCGGCCGGCGCGGCTGCCGAGCCGGGCCCTGGCTGTCCTGCTCGACCTGGTCGTGTACGGCGTCGGGTTCGTGGTGGTGATCGTCGGGCTGGTGGCCGCGACGGCTTCCCTGGACGAGGCCGCGCAGGCCGCGGTGGCGGTGGCCAGCCTCCTGCTGGTGGTGGTCGGCGTGCCGATCGCGGTGGAGACGCTGAGCCACGGCCGCTCGCTGGGGAAGCTGGCGTGCGGGCTGCGGGTGGTGCGGGAGGACGGCGGGCCGATCCGGTTCCGGCACGCGCTGGTGCGCGGGGCCATGGGGGTCGTTGAGCTGCTGCTCACCTTCGGGGCGGTCGCCTGTATCGCCTCGCTGATGTCGGAGCGGGGCCGGCGGCTGGGTGACGTGTTCGCCGGGACCCTGGTGGTGCGGGAGCGGGTGCCGGGTACCCGCGTCATGCCGGTGCCCCCGCCGCCGCCGTGGCTGGCCGGGCAGTTCGCGGCGCTGGACCTGTCGGCGGTGCCGGACGGGCTGTGGCTGGCGATCCGGCAGTACCTGACGCGGATGAACCAGCTGGACCCGCACACGGGTGCCGCGATGGCGGGGCGGCTGGCCGATGACGTGGTGGCCCGGACCGGGACGCCGCCGCCGCCCGGGGTGCCGGCCGCCGCGTTCCTGATGGCGGTGGTGCACGAGCGGCAGTCGCGGGACGCCGCGCGCGCCTTCGCCCCGGCGCCGATGCCTGAGCAGATGTCGGCGCCGATGCCTGCACCCGTGCCCGTGGCCGGGCCGGTCGTCGCTCCCGCGCCGGTCGTGGCGCCCGTGTCGCCGACGCCGCCGCGCGGGACCGGGTTCGCGCCGCCGGCCTAG
- a CDS encoding stage II sporulation protein M produces the protein MDLDVFVAAHQTEWARLEQLLGRGRRLTGAEADELVALYQRTSTHLSLIQSSAPDPMLTARLTQLVARARSTVTGTRRAGWRDAARFFTEGFPAAVYRSRRWWIPTALLSTALGVLIGWWIAAHPEVQSAIAAPEHLKDLTRPGGQYETYYSSHPAASFAAQVWTNNAQAAAICLVLGAFLGLPVLWILFLNMANLGVGLGLMTSAGRLDVFLGLILPHGLLELTAVFVAAGTGLRLGWTVIDPGPRTRRTALAEQGRAALGMAMGLAAVLFVSGLIEGFVTPSGLPTWARITIGVVAEAAFLTYVYVLGGRASRAGEVGDVEEADRTATLPTAA, from the coding sequence ATGGATCTCGACGTCTTCGTGGCGGCCCACCAGACGGAATGGGCCCGCCTGGAGCAGCTCCTCGGCCGCGGCCGCCGGCTCACCGGCGCGGAAGCCGACGAACTCGTCGCCCTCTACCAGCGCACCTCCACCCACCTCTCCCTGATCCAGTCCAGCGCCCCGGACCCGATGCTCACGGCCCGCCTCACCCAGCTCGTGGCCCGCGCCCGCTCGACGGTCACCGGCACCCGCCGCGCCGGCTGGCGCGACGCCGCCCGCTTCTTCACCGAGGGCTTCCCGGCGGCCGTCTACCGCAGCCGCCGCTGGTGGATACCCACCGCGCTGCTCTCCACCGCCCTCGGCGTGCTCATCGGCTGGTGGATAGCCGCCCACCCCGAGGTGCAGAGCGCCATAGCCGCCCCCGAGCACCTCAAGGACCTGACGCGGCCCGGCGGCCAGTACGAGACCTACTACTCCAGCCACCCGGCGGCCTCCTTCGCCGCGCAGGTCTGGACGAACAACGCCCAGGCCGCAGCGATCTGCCTCGTCCTCGGCGCCTTCCTCGGACTCCCGGTCCTGTGGATCCTGTTCCTGAACATGGCCAACCTGGGCGTCGGCCTGGGCCTGATGACCTCCGCCGGCCGCCTCGACGTCTTCCTCGGCCTGATCCTCCCGCACGGCCTCCTCGAACTGACCGCCGTCTTCGTCGCCGCCGGTACGGGCCTGCGCCTCGGCTGGACGGTCATCGACCCGGGCCCCCGCACCCGCCGCACGGCCCTCGCGGAACAGGGCCGCGCCGCCCTCGGCATGGCCATGGGGCTGGCCGCGGTCCTCTTCGTCTCCGGCCTGATCGAGGGCTTCGTGACCCCGTCGGGCCTTCCGACCTGGGCCCGCATCACGATCGGCGTGGTCGCGGAGGCCGCGTTCCTCACCTACGTCTACGTCCTCGGCGGCCGCGCCTCCCGCGCGGGCGAGGTGGGCGACGTGGAGGAGGCGGACCGCACGGCGACGCTCCCGACGGCAGCCTGA
- a CDS encoding DUF58 domain-containing protein — MALTGRAALLAALGSLPVGLLEPSWTGLLAVNGTIGLACAADYALAAPVRALRLTRTGATTVRLGDTADVGLTITNPGTRTLRARIRDAWPPSSWHPGTETDASRHTLTVPAGERRRLTTRLRPTRRGDRKAALVTVRSYGPLGLCARQGNHDVPWTVRVLPPFTSRKHLPSRLARLRELDGRTSLLTRGEGTEFDSLRDYVPGDDTRSIDWRATARQHKVAVRTWRPERDRHILICLDTGRTSAGRVGDAPRLDSAMDAALLLTALATRAGDRVDLLAHDRRPRAQVQARSAADTLPAFVDAMAGLEPELVETDARTLVSTILRSAPRRSLVVLLTSLDAAPVEEGLLPLLPRLTQRHTVVLASVADPHIAAMAEARGSLDSVYEAAAATQTQSQRRRTADQLTRHGVHVVDATPDTLAPTLADTYLALKAAGRL; from the coding sequence ATGGCCCTCACCGGACGCGCCGCCCTCCTCGCGGCCCTCGGCAGCCTCCCCGTAGGCCTCCTCGAACCCAGCTGGACGGGCCTCCTCGCCGTCAACGGCACCATCGGCCTGGCCTGCGCCGCCGACTACGCCCTCGCCGCCCCCGTACGCGCCCTGCGACTCACCCGAACGGGTGCCACCACGGTCCGCCTCGGCGACACCGCCGACGTCGGCCTCACCATCACCAACCCCGGCACCCGCACGCTGCGGGCCCGCATCCGCGACGCCTGGCCCCCCAGCAGCTGGCACCCCGGCACCGAAACCGACGCCTCCCGCCACACCCTGACCGTCCCCGCCGGCGAACGCCGCCGCCTCACCACCCGCCTGCGCCCCACCCGGCGCGGCGACCGCAAGGCCGCACTCGTCACCGTCCGCTCGTACGGCCCGCTCGGCCTGTGCGCCCGCCAGGGCAACCACGACGTCCCCTGGACGGTCCGCGTCCTGCCGCCCTTCACCAGCCGCAAGCACCTCCCGTCCCGCCTCGCGCGCCTGCGCGAACTCGACGGCCGCACCAGCCTGCTGACCCGCGGCGAGGGCACCGAGTTCGACAGCCTCCGCGACTACGTACCCGGCGACGACACCCGCTCCATCGACTGGCGCGCCACCGCCCGCCAGCACAAGGTCGCCGTCCGCACCTGGCGCCCCGAACGCGACCGCCACATCCTGATCTGCCTCGACACCGGACGCACCTCGGCCGGACGCGTCGGCGACGCCCCCCGCCTGGACTCCGCCATGGACGCCGCCCTCCTCCTGACCGCCCTGGCCACCCGCGCCGGCGACCGCGTCGACCTCCTGGCCCACGACCGCCGCCCCCGCGCCCAGGTCCAGGCCCGCTCGGCCGCCGACACCCTCCCGGCCTTCGTCGACGCCATGGCCGGCCTCGAACCCGAACTGGTCGAGACGGACGCCCGCACCCTCGTCTCCACCATCCTGCGCAGCGCCCCGCGCCGCTCCCTGGTGGTCCTCCTGACGAGCCTGGACGCGGCCCCCGTCGAAGAGGGCCTCCTCCCGCTCCTCCCGCGGCTCACCCAGCGCCACACGGTCGTCCTGGCCTCCGTGGCCGACCCCCACATCGCCGCCATGGCCGAGGCCCGCGGCTCCCTGGACTCCGTCTACGAGGCCGCCGCGGCCACCCAGACCCAGTCCCAGCGCCGCCGCACCGCCGACCAGCTCACCCGCCACGGCGTCCACGTCGTCGACGCCACCCCCGACACCCTGGCCCCCACCCTGGCCGACACCTACCTCGCCCTGAAGGCAGCGGGCCGGCTCTAG
- a CDS encoding AAA family ATPase: MTATTDSARSSLEALRTEISKAVVGQDSAVTGLVVALLCRGHVLLEGVPGVAKTLLVRALAASLELDTKRVQFTPDLMPSDVTGSLVYDARTAEFSFQDGPVFTNLLLADEINRTPPKTQSSLLEAMEERQVTVDGTPRRLPDPFLVAATMNPVEYEGTYPLPEAQLDRFLLKLTVPLPSREDEIGVLTRHAAGFDPRDLHAAGIRPVAGARELEAARKAVENTTVSPEIAAYVVDLCRATRESPSLTLGVSPRGATALLATSRAWAWLTGRDYVTPDDVKALALPTLRHRVQLRPEAEMEGVTADSVISAILTHVPVPR; the protein is encoded by the coding sequence ATGACGGCCACCACGGACAGCGCCCGCTCCTCCCTGGAAGCGCTCCGCACCGAAATCTCCAAGGCCGTGGTCGGCCAGGACTCCGCCGTCACCGGACTCGTCGTCGCACTCCTGTGCCGCGGCCACGTCCTCCTCGAAGGCGTCCCCGGCGTCGCCAAGACCCTCCTCGTCCGCGCCCTCGCCGCCTCCCTCGAACTCGACACCAAACGCGTCCAGTTCACCCCCGACCTGATGCCCAGCGACGTCACCGGCTCCCTCGTCTACGACGCCCGCACCGCCGAGTTCTCCTTCCAGGACGGCCCCGTCTTCACCAACCTCCTCCTCGCCGACGAGATCAACCGCACGCCCCCCAAGACCCAGTCCTCCCTCCTGGAAGCCATGGAGGAACGCCAGGTCACCGTCGACGGCACCCCCCGCCGGCTCCCCGACCCCTTCCTCGTCGCCGCCACCATGAACCCCGTCGAATACGAGGGCACCTACCCCCTCCCCGAAGCCCAGCTCGACCGGTTCCTCCTCAAACTGACCGTCCCCCTCCCCTCCCGCGAAGACGAGATCGGCGTCCTCACCCGGCACGCCGCCGGCTTCGACCCCCGCGACCTGCACGCCGCCGGCATCCGCCCCGTCGCAGGCGCCCGCGAACTCGAAGCCGCCCGCAAGGCCGTCGAGAACACCACCGTCTCCCCCGAGATCGCCGCCTACGTCGTCGACCTCTGCCGCGCCACCCGCGAATCGCCCTCCCTCACCCTCGGCGTCTCCCCCCGCGGCGCGACCGCCCTCCTCGCCACCTCCCGCGCCTGGGCCTGGCTCACCGGCCGCGACTACGTCACCCCCGACGACGTCAAGGCCCTCGCCCTGCCCACCCTCCGCCACCGCGTACAGCTGCGCCCCGAAGCCGAGATGGAAGGCGTCACCGCCGACTCCGTCATCTCCGCGATCCTCACCCACGTCCCCGTCCCCCGCTGA
- a CDS encoding DUF4350 domain-containing protein: MTGPSAPAPTSTTPTGPQRWARARGLLLALGILLAAAVTLAALQTGDHHGRLDPRSADRDGSRALAQLLRERGVTTRVVTSAEEAAAATGPRTTLLVTDPDLLGEPQRRAIRSAIDLSGGRTVLIAPTSLSLPDLAPATHTKSFAHRDDLDPGCALPAATTAGRAGTGDGLRYTTTHPAATACYPSDGHPTLLVLPSTTKGGDTVLLGSERPLLNQHLAEQGNASLALQLLGSRPDLVWYLPTLADMPADTPADEKSLLDLVPSGWLWALLQLFAAATLAALWRARRLGPLVTENLPVAIRASETTEGRARLYRKTSARDRAATVLRAAARERLAALVGVPPAQAHDPATLVPAVAARRPHATGPDPATTLFGTTPADDAALVALADHLDALEREVRTS; encoded by the coding sequence ATGACCGGCCCCAGCGCCCCCGCCCCCACCTCCACCACCCCCACCGGCCCCCAGCGCTGGGCCCGCGCCCGCGGCCTCCTCCTCGCCCTCGGCATCCTCCTCGCCGCCGCCGTCACCCTCGCCGCCCTCCAGACCGGGGACCACCACGGCCGCCTCGACCCCCGCTCCGCCGACCGCGACGGCAGCCGCGCCCTCGCCCAGCTCCTGCGGGAACGCGGCGTCACCACCCGCGTCGTCACCAGCGCCGAAGAAGCCGCCGCCGCGACCGGCCCCCGCACCACCCTCCTCGTCACCGACCCCGACCTGCTCGGCGAACCCCAGCGACGCGCCATCCGCTCCGCCATCGACCTCTCCGGCGGCCGCACCGTCCTCATCGCCCCCACCAGCCTCAGCCTCCCCGACCTGGCCCCCGCCACCCACACGAAGTCCTTCGCCCACCGCGACGACCTCGACCCCGGCTGCGCCCTCCCCGCCGCCACCACCGCCGGCCGCGCCGGCACCGGCGACGGCCTCCGCTACACCACCACCCACCCCGCAGCCACCGCCTGCTACCCCAGCGACGGCCACCCCACCCTCCTCGTACTCCCCAGCACCACCAAGGGCGGCGACACCGTCCTCCTCGGCTCCGAACGCCCCCTGCTCAACCAGCACCTCGCCGAACAGGGCAACGCCTCCCTCGCCCTCCAGCTCCTCGGCTCCCGCCCCGACCTCGTCTGGTACCTCCCCACCCTCGCGGACATGCCCGCCGACACCCCCGCCGACGAGAAGAGCCTCCTCGACCTCGTCCCCTCCGGCTGGCTCTGGGCCCTGCTCCAGCTCTTCGCGGCCGCCACCCTCGCCGCCCTCTGGCGCGCCCGCCGGCTCGGCCCCCTCGTCACCGAGAACCTCCCCGTCGCCATCCGCGCCTCCGAGACCACCGAGGGCCGCGCCCGCCTCTACCGCAAGACCTCCGCCCGCGACCGCGCCGCCACCGTCCTGCGCGCCGCCGCCCGCGAACGCCTCGCCGCACTGGTCGGCGTACCACCCGCCCAGGCCCACGACCCCGCCACCCTGGTCCCCGCCGTAGCCGCCCGCCGGCCCCACGCCACCGGACCCGACCCGGCCACCACCCTCTTCGGCACCACCCCCGCCGACGACGCGGCACTCGTCGCGCTCGCCGACCACCTCGACGCCCTCGAAAGAGAGGTCCGCACCTCATGA
- a CDS encoding DUF4129 domain-containing protein encodes MSTGGLITTAAGDTPPLTTPRDAAREAAERELAKPAYHQDEPGLLQRALDRFWDWLGDFLDRASGATPGGWAGLLTIAVLVLLVIAALWWRLGTPRRTPTGTAALFDEGPRSAADHRTTADAHAAAGRWNEAIQERMRALVRALEERTLLDPRPGRTADEAAAEAALSLPAHAAGLHAAARTFDDVTYGGRTADADAYARLRTLDLTLERTKPLLTGPAA; translated from the coding sequence ATGAGCACGGGGGGACTCATCACCACCGCCGCAGGCGACACACCACCACTGACCACCCCGCGCGACGCCGCCCGCGAGGCGGCCGAACGCGAGCTGGCCAAGCCCGCCTACCACCAGGACGAGCCCGGGCTGCTCCAGCGCGCCCTGGACCGCTTCTGGGACTGGCTGGGCGACTTCCTCGACCGCGCCTCCGGAGCCACCCCCGGCGGCTGGGCCGGCCTCCTCACCATCGCCGTACTGGTCCTCCTCGTCATCGCCGCCCTCTGGTGGCGCCTCGGCACCCCCCGCCGCACCCCCACCGGCACCGCCGCCCTCTTCGACGAAGGCCCCCGCAGCGCCGCCGACCACCGCACCACCGCCGACGCCCACGCCGCCGCCGGCCGCTGGAACGAAGCCATCCAGGAACGCATGCGCGCCCTCGTCCGCGCCCTGGAGGAACGCACCCTCCTCGACCCCCGCCCCGGCCGCACCGCCGACGAGGCCGCCGCCGAAGCCGCGCTCAGCCTCCCCGCACACGCCGCCGGCCTCCACGCCGCCGCCCGCACCTTCGACGACGTCACCTACGGCGGCCGCACCGCCGACGCCGACGCCTACGCCCGCCTGCGCACCCTCGACCTCACCCTGGAACGCACCAAGCCGCTCCTGACGGGACCCGCCGCATGA
- the mtrA gene encoding two-component system response regulator MtrA — protein sequence MMSTMKGRVLVVDDDTALAEMLGIVLRGEGFEPSFVADGDKALAAFREAKPDLVLLDLMLPGRDGIEVCRLIRAESGVPIVMLTAKSDTVDVVVGLESGADDYIVKPFKPKELVARIRARLRRSEEPAPEQLVIGDLVIDVAGHSVKRDGASIALTPLEFDLLVALARKPWQVFTREVLLEQVWGYRHAADTRLVNVHVQRLRSKVEKDPERPEIVVTVRGVGYKAGPS from the coding sequence ATGATGTCAACCATGAAGGGACGCGTCCTTGTCGTCGACGACGACACCGCGCTGGCCGAGATGCTCGGCATTGTGCTGCGTGGAGAAGGTTTTGAGCCGTCGTTCGTAGCGGACGGTGACAAGGCACTGGCTGCCTTCCGGGAGGCGAAGCCGGACCTGGTGCTGCTCGACCTCATGCTGCCCGGACGGGACGGCATAGAGGTCTGCAGGCTGATCCGGGCCGAGTCGGGCGTGCCTATTGTCATGCTCACCGCCAAGAGCGACACCGTGGACGTCGTGGTCGGCCTGGAGTCGGGCGCCGACGACTACATCGTCAAGCCGTTCAAGCCGAAGGAGCTGGTGGCCCGCATCCGGGCCCGCCTGCGCCGGTCGGAGGAGCCCGCGCCCGAGCAGCTCGTCATCGGTGACCTGGTCATCGACGTCGCAGGCCACTCGGTCAAACGCGACGGCGCCTCCATCGCACTCACCCCGCTGGAGTTCGACCTGCTGGTCGCGCTCGCCCGCAAGCCCTGGCAGGTCTTCACCCGCGAGGTGCTGCTGGAGCAGGTCTGGGGCTACCGGCACGCGGCGGACACCCGCCTGGTCAACGTGCACGTGCAGCGGCTCCGCTCCAAGGTCGAGAAGGATCCGGAGCGCCCCGAGATCGTCGTGACGGTGCGCGGTGTCGGCTACAAGGCCGGACCCAGCTGA
- the mtrB gene encoding MtrAB system histidine kinase MtrB, whose protein sequence is MADGAPGGPLLRLFVRLVRRPLLPAVRIWRRNIQLRVVAATLLMSLAVVLALGFVVIAQVSKGLLDAKEEAAQSQAAGGFAVAQEKANTPFAADGPDATDNKVGRDASTWMNSLVKQLASGGQTAFEVVALGAGTGTGEQTAPGAQGVKGARASGNVDPTASVPLALRRSVNHATGTFKTFSQIRYTAGAGEKLPEPALVIGKRLTDINGDPYDLYYLFPLTQEEESLNLVKVTIATAGVFVVVLLGAIAWLVVRQVVTPVRMAAGVAERLSAGRLQERMKVTGEDDIARLGEAFNKMAQNLQNKIQQLEDLSRLQRRFVSDVSHELRTPLTTVRMAADVIHDARVDFDPVTARSAELLAGQLDRFESLLSDLLEISRFDAGAADLQAEPIDLRDVVRRVIDGAEPLAEHKGTRIRVLGDTQPVIAEADARRVERVLRNLVVNAVEHGEGRDVVVRLASAGGAVAVAVRDYGVGLKPGEATRVFNRFWRADPARARTTGGTGLGLSIAVEDARLHGGWLQAWGEPGGGSQFRLTLPRTADEPLRGSPIPLEPEDSRGNRARAAAEAAGRTGGAGGTGGHPDGRAERPDRDPIPPRPAVTTALPVPADPTALPGNGARVVARPADQSAAQEDGSGGGR, encoded by the coding sequence ATGGCCGACGGAGCACCCGGCGGCCCCCTCCTGCGGCTGTTCGTACGCCTCGTGCGCCGGCCGCTGCTTCCGGCTGTCCGCATCTGGCGGCGCAACATCCAGCTCCGGGTGGTCGCCGCCACCCTGCTGATGTCGCTCGCCGTGGTCCTCGCGCTCGGCTTCGTCGTCATCGCCCAGGTCTCCAAGGGACTCCTCGACGCCAAGGAGGAGGCCGCCCAGAGCCAGGCCGCCGGAGGGTTCGCGGTCGCACAGGAGAAGGCCAACACGCCCTTCGCCGCCGACGGCCCCGACGCCACCGACAACAAGGTCGGCCGCGACGCCAGCACCTGGATGAACTCGCTCGTCAAACAGCTCGCCAGCGGCGGCCAGACCGCCTTCGAGGTGGTGGCCCTCGGCGCCGGCACCGGCACCGGCGAACAGACCGCCCCCGGCGCCCAGGGCGTCAAGGGCGCCCGCGCCTCCGGCAACGTCGACCCCACCGCGAGCGTCCCGCTCGCCCTGCGCCGCTCCGTGAACCACGCCACCGGCACCTTCAAGACCTTCTCGCAGATCCGCTACACCGCCGGAGCCGGGGAGAAGCTCCCGGAGCCCGCGCTGGTCATCGGCAAGCGGCTCACCGACATCAACGGCGACCCGTACGACCTCTACTACCTCTTCCCGCTCACCCAGGAGGAGGAGTCCCTCAACCTGGTCAAGGTCACCATCGCCACGGCCGGGGTGTTCGTGGTCGTGCTGCTCGGCGCCATCGCCTGGCTCGTGGTGCGCCAGGTCGTCACTCCGGTCCGGATGGCCGCCGGGGTCGCCGAGCGGCTCTCGGCCGGACGGCTCCAGGAGCGGATGAAGGTCACCGGCGAGGACGACATCGCCCGTCTGGGCGAGGCCTTCAACAAGATGGCGCAGAACCTCCAGAACAAGATCCAGCAGCTGGAGGACCTGTCCCGACTGCAGCGCCGGTTCGTCTCGGACGTCTCGCACGAGCTGCGCACCCCGCTGACGACCGTCCGCATGGCCGCCGACGTCATCCACGACGCCCGCGTCGACTTCGACCCGGTCACCGCCCGCTCCGCCGAACTGCTCGCCGGACAGCTCGACCGCTTCGAGTCGCTCCTCTCCGACCTGCTGGAGATCAGCCGCTTCGACGCGGGCGCCGCCGACCTCCAGGCCGAGCCCATCGACCTGCGGGACGTCGTACGCCGCGTCATCGACGGCGCCGAACCGCTGGCCGAGCACAAGGGCACCCGGATCCGCGTCCTCGGCGACACCCAGCCCGTCATAGCCGAGGCCGACGCCCGCCGCGTCGAGCGGGTGCTGCGCAACCTCGTGGTCAACGCCGTCGAGCACGGCGAGGGCCGCGACGTGGTGGTCCGCCTCGCCTCGGCCGGCGGGGCCGTCGCCGTCGCCGTCCGCGACTACGGCGTCGGCCTCAAGCCCGGCGAGGCCACCCGCGTCTTCAACCGCTTCTGGCGGGCCGACCCCGCCCGGGCGCGCACCACCGGCGGCACCGGCCTGGGCCTGTCCATCGCCGTCGAGGACGCCCGCCTGCACGGCGGCTGGCTCCAGGCCTGGGGCGAGCCCGGCGGCGGCTCCCAGTTCCGCCTCACCCTGCCCCGCACCGCCGACGAGCCCCTGCGCGGATCCCCGATCCCGCTGGAGCCCGAGGACTCCCGCGGCAACCGGGCCCGCGCCGCCGCGGAGGCCGCCGGGCGCACGGGCGGCGCCGGCGGGACCGGCGGCCACCCCGACGGGCGCGCCGAGCGCCCCGACCGCGACCCGATACCGCCCAGGCCGGCGGTCACCACCGCCCTGCCGGTGCCCGCCGACCCCACGGCGCTGCCCGGCAACGGCGCCCGCGTCGTGGCCAGGCCCGCCGACCAGAGCGCAGCACAGGAGGATGGATCCGGTGGAGGACGCTGA